From Thiomicrospira sp. XS5, one genomic window encodes:
- the pal gene encoding peptidoglycan-associated lipoprotein Pal: MSLSGLKQLFLVGFLGFALVGCSSTPTTTEESGSTDAQAENAEPVVVEEAEVVEVVEATNGAGQTAAELKATLQGKVVNFDFDRSAVKPEFYEIIKMNADYMALDSTANVTIKGYCDERGTREYNLALGERRANAVKNALVAEGVSPSRINVISYGEEDPVDAAHTEAAWAKNRRAEFSY; the protein is encoded by the coding sequence ATGTCTTTATCAGGTCTTAAACAACTATTTTTAGTTGGCTTCTTGGGGTTCGCCTTGGTGGGTTGTAGTTCTACGCCAACGACGACAGAAGAGTCTGGTTCAACGGATGCGCAAGCTGAAAATGCAGAGCCAGTTGTTGTTGAAGAAGCAGAAGTTGTTGAAGTCGTTGAAGCGACAAATGGTGCTGGTCAAACCGCCGCTGAATTGAAAGCAACTTTGCAGGGCAAAGTGGTTAACTTTGATTTCGACCGTTCTGCCGTCAAACCAGAATTCTATGAAATCATCAAAATGAATGCCGATTACATGGCATTGGACTCCACTGCAAACGTAACCATTAAAGGTTATTGTGATGAAAGAGGAACGCGTGAGTACAACTTGGCGTTGGGTGAGCGTCGTGCAAACGCTGTGAAAAATGCATTGGTCGCTGAAGGTGTAAGCCCAAGCCGTATCAATGTCATCAGTTATGGTGAAGAAGACCCTGTTGACGCAGCTCATACTGAAGCTGCATGGGCGAAAAATCGTCGCGCTGAGTTCTCTTACTAA
- a CDS encoding helix-turn-helix domain-containing protein — MTEKHSGFNASCSKCAMQGICFANGLYDTDIQRLDQLVDRKPSLVKGEYLYQAGEAFTSLYAIRAGMVKVFSVNEHDQEVIHGFYLPGDIVGMEALACCRHEFYAVALDTTTVCALPYAQLTKLGSEVPNLNAQIFSLMSHEIVTGRLHSTILTQKTAEQRLADFILMMSERLRARGYEHTQFRLNVLHRDVASYLNLTPETVSRILGKFQKQGWMSWKRKEVLIQNLEGLQAMASSAG; from the coding sequence ATGACAGAAAAGCATTCCGGTTTTAACGCAAGTTGTTCCAAGTGCGCGATGCAAGGAATTTGTTTTGCCAATGGGCTGTATGACACCGATATCCAACGCTTGGATCAACTGGTCGACCGCAAGCCGTCTCTCGTGAAAGGGGAGTACCTTTATCAAGCCGGGGAGGCGTTTACGTCTTTGTATGCGATTCGAGCGGGAATGGTGAAGGTGTTTTCCGTTAATGAACATGACCAAGAGGTGATCCACGGTTTTTATTTGCCGGGGGACATTGTTGGAATGGAAGCCTTGGCGTGTTGCCGCCATGAATTCTATGCGGTGGCGTTGGATACCACAACCGTATGCGCTTTGCCATACGCGCAATTGACCAAGCTCGGTTCCGAAGTGCCGAATTTAAACGCGCAAATTTTCAGCTTGATGAGTCATGAAATTGTGACCGGCCGATTGCATTCGACGATATTGACACAAAAGACCGCTGAACAGCGACTGGCGGATTTTATTTTAATGATGTCCGAGCGCTTACGGGCGCGTGGGTATGAACATACCCAGTTTCGCTTGAATGTCTTACACCGGGATGTGGCCAGCTACCTTAACCTGACGCCGGAAACCGTTTCACGTATTCTGGGTAAATTTCAAAAGCAGGGCTGGATGAGTTGGAAGCGCAAGGAAGTCCTGATTCAGAACTTGGAAGGTTTGCAGGCAATGGCTTCGTCCGCAGGATAA